In the Stigmatella erecta genome, GCCAGCGCTCTTGCTCACTACCACCGGCACAAGCTCTTGCTTGGGCCCGGGCCCCTTGGCTCGTCGATGCGCTGCGCGCTCCCCCTTCTTCCAGGTATACAACGTTGGCTCCGACACCCCCAGGCTCTTGGCCGCCTGGCTCATCGTCCCTCCTGTCCCCACCGTATGCTCCACGTAGCGCACTGCGAAGGCTCGCAGCGCCTCGGGGTAGGGCAATGCTCCTTTCTTTCTCCCGGCATTCAATCGCTCTACTTCCTGCCGGAACTGCTCCAACTCCTTCTCCATTGGCTCCTCCTTGTGGGGAGCTCGGCAGGTCTCACACTCGGCGCCTCTCCGTCACGACGGGGCACGGCGAGCTGATACTGGATGACGCCCAGTGTGGCCAGCGACAGCGACAGGACTCGCTTCGCATGGAGATCCTCCCCAAACAAGCTCTGGAGGAAGGTATGGACCTGCTGCTCGTTGATGGCCGATGACCTCACCGGCCAAGTAGTGGCCGATGGACCCTACTTATTGCATCAGACGGCCCAGTCAACGCTTGTCTGCCTGCTCGCAAGATGAGGGGATGCCTCAGCGGCGCACGGGGCGCCCCATCGTGCTCGTGCTCGACAACGGCGTGCCCTTCAACTCTCGCTCGTCTCAGGCCGCCCTCGAAGCAGCCAGTCCCCACGTACGCCCCTTCCGGTTACCGAAGTACGCCTCCGAGACGCTGAACTGGATTGAGGGCTTCTGGGGGCACCTGAAGCAGACCTACTTCAGCAGGATGCTGTCCGACGAGCGCGAAGCGTTCTATCCCGACGCGGTCAGAATCTTCCAGCGGTTGCGTCACCCGGAGCGCATCAAGCTGCTCGCACTCCGCACCCCCTGACAGAACTTACTTCCTCTGGCTTAGCGCAGTGCTCCCCGGGCGCGCGCTCTTGCCCGATTTCCGCACTGCCAAGCTGCGGGCATGCTCCACGGGGCTGAGCTGGAGCTGTCCGACGCGCGCACCACTGGGGCCGAGCTGGAGCTGTCCTGCGCGCGCGCCACGGGCCGAGCTGGACGCGGCGACCGTGGCTGCCGTCCTGGCTCGCCCCGGGCCGAGCTGGAGCTGTCCGACGCACCATCAGGCCGAGCTGGGATTGTGCGGGCGTTTCCCGTGCCCTACCGCTTCAATTTCGCGGGCGGCTGGATGCCGTATCGTGCTGCCTCGCGTCGGGCGTGCTCGATCCCGTCAAGCATCTGTTGGCGCGAAGAGCGATCCTTGCGGCGCCTCAAGACCCTGCGCTTTGCGTCCGCCAACATCTCAAAAGCGTTTCGGGCTTGCTCCGGGAAGTTGTGCAAGGACTGCACATAGATCGTCGAGATGTGGTAGCGGCTCCAGAGATTCGGGAAGCCCAGTCGTTGGAGCCTGCGAAGCCACGGGCCAAAATCCTTCCATGGGCGATCCATCCTGAATGCCGCGTTCAATGCATCCTCTGCCGTCAGGCGCTTGAGGTGCAGGCGTTCGCCAGGAGTTCGTGCCTCTCGTGCAAACTGTCGCTCTAGATCCTTGAGCGCGGCCACGTAGGCGTCAAAAGGCACTTCTGCGAAAATCATTCCGAGGGTGAGCCACTGGCGTTCCTCGGCAACCTTGTTCCACCATTCCCAACGAAGGCGGGCCACGGCTAGGAGCCTCCGAGACATTCAAAGTCGTTGACCTCTTTGGGCCAGTAGCCCAGACCAGTGCACTTGTCGTAGCAGGACGCGCAGATGGTCCGGCCATGCTGCCCGCGCTTCTCGTACTCGCCCCCAAGCGCTATGCACTGAACGTAATATTCGAGGCATTGCTGATCCCTCTTCCGTTTGTTGGGAGGGGCTGTATCCGTGGGGGGCGGCGGGTACGGACTCGGATCCGTCCGGGGCGCCTGCTTGGGGGCCCGCGTGGGTGCCTTCCCAGGGTCTATAGCCCCGCAGCGTTCAAATTCGCCCCGGTGCTGCTTAAGGCAGCAGGAAACGGTGCTGTCAAACGGGCCGCATTGGGCGGGGGCGGCCTGCGCGATGGCAT is a window encoding:
- a CDS encoding transposase; amino-acid sequence: MEKELEQFRQEVERLNAGRKKGALPYPEALRAFAVRYVEHTVGTGGTMSQAAKSLGVSEPTLYTWKKGERAAHRRAKGPGPKQELVPVVVSKSAG
- a CDS encoding transposase, yielding MPQRRTGRPIVLVLDNGVPFNSRSSQAALEAASPHVRPFRLPKYASETLNWIEGFWGHLKQTYFSRMLSDEREAFYPDAVRIFQRLRHPERIKLLALRTP